In the genome of Candidatus Microbacterium phytovorans, one region contains:
- a CDS encoding RluA family pseudouridine synthase, with amino-acid sequence MEARSLPVPDGLDGVRVDAALAKMLGFSRTFAAEVADAGGVSLDGRDLGKSDRLRAGGWLDVRWEPRREPEIVPLAVPDLGIVYDDDDIVVIDKPSGVAAHPSVGWEGPTVLGALKAAGFRIATTGAAERQGIVHRLDVGTSGLMVVAKSERAYTALKRAFKEREVEKIYHAVVQGHPDPLSGTIDAPIGRHPSHSWKFAVTPDGKDSVTHYETLEAFPRASLLEIHLETGRTHQIRVHMAAHRHPCAGDPLYGADPTLSARLGLTRQWLHAHQLSFAHPVTGEWTTTVSPYPADLAHALDILRSE; translated from the coding sequence GTGGAGGCCCGCTCTCTTCCTGTCCCCGACGGTTTGGACGGGGTGCGCGTCGATGCCGCTCTCGCCAAGATGCTCGGCTTCTCCCGCACCTTCGCGGCGGAAGTGGCGGATGCCGGCGGTGTCAGTCTCGACGGACGTGATCTGGGCAAGTCCGACCGGCTGAGGGCCGGTGGCTGGCTCGACGTCCGGTGGGAGCCGCGCCGCGAGCCGGAGATCGTTCCCCTCGCCGTGCCCGACCTCGGCATCGTGTACGACGACGATGACATCGTCGTGATCGACAAGCCCTCGGGTGTCGCCGCACACCCCTCCGTCGGCTGGGAGGGCCCCACGGTCCTCGGGGCGCTCAAGGCGGCGGGCTTCCGCATCGCTACGACGGGCGCCGCCGAGCGCCAGGGGATCGTCCACCGCCTCGACGTCGGTACGAGCGGGCTCATGGTCGTCGCCAAGAGCGAGCGTGCCTACACCGCGCTCAAACGTGCCTTCAAGGAGCGGGAGGTCGAGAAGATCTACCACGCCGTCGTGCAGGGGCATCCCGATCCGCTCAGCGGCACGATCGACGCCCCCATCGGACGCCACCCGTCGCACTCCTGGAAGTTCGCCGTCACACCCGACGGCAAGGACTCGGTCACGCACTACGAGACGCTGGAGGCGTTCCCTCGCGCGTCACTGCTCGAGATCCATCTCGAGACCGGGCGCACCCACCAGATCCGCGTGCACATGGCCGCCCACCGGCATCCGTGCGCGGGCGATCCTCTCTACGGTGCGGACCCGACGCTGTCAGCCCGGTTGGGGCTGACGCGCCAATGGCTGCACGCGCATCAGTTGTCCTTCGCGCACCCGGTCACGGGTGAGTGGACGACGACCGTTTCGCCGTACCCCGCCGACCTCGCGCACGCGCTGGACATCCTGCGCAGCGAGTGA
- the sepF gene encoding cell division protein SepF — MSNPLKKTMVYLGLADEEEIYEEQSAAAATPRREKPVEKTAPVTPLHRPAVVRQPAASAVSEILTVHPKQYRDAQGIAEAFRDGIPVIINLSQMSDADARRLVDFASGLSLGLFGRIERVTSKVFLLSPENIAVSGDGALVQADPEAAPFVP, encoded by the coding sequence ATGTCGAATCCGCTGAAGAAGACCATGGTCTACCTGGGCCTCGCCGACGAGGAAGAGATCTACGAGGAGCAGTCTGCTGCCGCTGCCACGCCCCGTCGTGAGAAGCCGGTCGAGAAGACCGCGCCCGTGACTCCGCTGCACCGTCCCGCGGTCGTCCGCCAGCCCGCAGCCAGTGCCGTCAGCGAGATCCTGACCGTGCACCCCAAGCAGTACCGTGACGCTCAGGGGATCGCCGAAGCGTTCCGCGACGGCATCCCGGTCATCATCAATCTCTCGCAGATGAGCGACGCCGACGCGAGGCGTCTCGTCGACTTCGCGAGCGGCCTGTCGCTCGGCCTGTTCGGACGTATCGAGCGCGTGACGAGCAAGGTCTTCCTGCTCTCACCCGAGAACATCGCGGTGTCCGGCGACGGCGCTCTGGTGCAGGCCGATCCCGAGGCCGCTCCCTTCGTCCCGTAG
- a CDS encoding DivIVA domain-containing protein, which translates to MALTPEDVVTKQFQHVRFKEGFDPDEVDDFLDEIVVEWRKTIAENEELKAKLAAYESGSAPAEAAPAPAPVAEEPVVEAAPEPVVTEAPAADAAPAAASAGIIELAQRLHDEHVAEGQAQKDKLISEAQAQAAAIVAEAEAKGRDELSRLESERATLESRISELRTFERDYRTQLRGFIEEKLRDLDVTGTSSGASAVSSAGL; encoded by the coding sequence ATGGCTCTCACTCCCGAAGACGTCGTCACCAAGCAGTTCCAGCACGTCCGTTTCAAGGAGGGCTTCGATCCGGACGAGGTCGATGACTTCCTCGACGAGATCGTCGTCGAGTGGCGCAAGACCATCGCCGAGAACGAAGAGCTCAAGGCGAAGCTTGCCGCGTACGAGTCCGGTTCGGCGCCCGCCGAGGCCGCGCCCGCTCCGGCACCGGTTGCCGAGGAGCCCGTCGTCGAGGCCGCTCCGGAGCCCGTCGTGACCGAGGCTCCCGCCGCCGACGCCGCCCCCGCCGCTGCGTCCGCCGGCATCATCGAGCTGGCGCAGCGCCTCCACGACGAGCACGTCGCCGAGGGCCAGGCACAGAAGGACAAGCTCATCTCCGAGGCTCAGGCGCAGGCCGCGGCCATCGTCGCCGAGGCCGAGGCCAAGGGTCGCGACGAACTCTCCCGCCTCGAGAGCGAGCGCGCCACGCTCGAGTCGCGCATCAGCGAGCTTCGCACTTTCGAGCGCGACTACCGCACGCAGCTGCGCGGCTTCATCGAGGAGAAGCTTCGCGACCTCGATGTCACCGGCACGTCTTCGGGCGCGTCCGCCGTGTCGTCCGCCGGTCTCTAG
- the ftsZ gene encoding cell division protein FtsZ: MSQNQNYLAVIKVVGVGGGGVNAVNRMIELGLRGVEFIAVNTDAQALLMSDADVKLDVGRELTRGLGAGADPEVGRRAAEDHAEEIEEALAGADMVFVTAGEGGGTGTGGAPVVARIAKSIGALTIGVVTKPFSFEGRRRQSQAEAGVAKLKEEVDTLIVVPNDRLLEISDRGISMIEAFATADQVLLAGVQGITDLITTPGLINLDFADVKSVMQGAGSALMGIGSARGADRAIKAAELAVESPLLEASIEGAHGVLLSIQGGSNLGIFEINDAAQLVKEAAHPEANIIFGTVIDDTLGDEVRVTVIAAGFDGGEPQTRIEPIAAQLSAPVVPAVPADEAARDLAEVDEKPAVPVSVVSASNESVFGDDDLDVPDFLK; the protein is encoded by the coding sequence ATGAGCCAGAACCAGAACTACCTCGCGGTGATCAAGGTCGTCGGTGTGGGTGGCGGCGGCGTGAACGCCGTCAACCGGATGATCGAGCTCGGTCTGCGCGGCGTGGAGTTCATCGCCGTCAACACCGACGCTCAGGCACTGCTCATGAGCGACGCCGACGTGAAGCTCGACGTGGGGCGCGAGCTGACGCGCGGCCTCGGTGCCGGTGCAGACCCTGAAGTGGGTCGCCGTGCCGCCGAAGACCACGCCGAGGAGATCGAAGAGGCACTCGCGGGAGCCGACATGGTGTTCGTGACGGCGGGCGAGGGCGGCGGCACCGGCACCGGTGGCGCACCCGTGGTGGCCCGCATCGCGAAGTCCATCGGAGCGCTCACGATCGGTGTCGTCACGAAGCCGTTCTCCTTCGAAGGGCGCCGCCGTCAGAGCCAGGCAGAGGCTGGCGTCGCGAAGCTCAAGGAAGAGGTCGACACCCTCATCGTGGTGCCGAACGATCGTCTTCTCGAGATCAGCGACCGCGGCATCTCGATGATCGAGGCGTTCGCGACGGCCGACCAGGTGCTCCTCGCCGGTGTGCAGGGCATCACGGACCTCATCACGACTCCGGGTCTCATCAACCTCGACTTCGCCGACGTGAAGTCGGTCATGCAGGGAGCCGGCTCCGCCCTCATGGGCATCGGTTCCGCGCGGGGGGCGGATCGCGCCATCAAGGCCGCCGAGCTCGCTGTCGAGTCGCCGCTCCTGGAGGCCTCGATCGAGGGCGCACACGGCGTCCTGCTGTCGATCCAGGGTGGCTCGAACCTCGGCATCTTCGAGATCAACGACGCCGCGCAGCTCGTGAAGGAGGCGGCGCACCCCGAGGCCAACATCATCTTCGGAACCGTCATCGACGACACGCTCGGCGATGAAGTGCGCGTCACGGTCATCGCGGCCGGATTCGACGGGGGCGAGCCTCAGACGAGGATCGAGCCGATCGCCGCGCAGCTCAGCGCCCCGGTCGTGCCTGCGGTGCCGGCCGACGAGGCGGCGCGCGACCTCGCCGAGGTCGACGAGAAGCCTGCGGTGCCGGTGTCCGTCGTGTCCGCCTCGAACGAGTCGGTCTTCGGCGACGACGATCTCGACGTCCCCGACTTCCTGAAGTAA
- a CDS encoding YggT family protein, with protein MEAVRLIAGIVNTVLVLYILVLLARVILEYIPLFNREWRPKGALLVVAEVVFTLTDPPLRFFRRFIPPLRLGAIAIDLAFPITMLCCFVLLSITGVILRS; from the coding sequence GTGGAGGCCGTTCGTCTCATCGCCGGCATCGTGAACACGGTGCTGGTGCTGTACATCCTGGTCTTGTTGGCCCGGGTGATCCTCGAGTACATCCCGCTGTTCAATCGGGAATGGCGTCCGAAGGGCGCGCTCCTCGTCGTCGCCGAGGTCGTCTTCACGCTCACCGATCCGCCCCTCCGGTTCTTCCGAAGGTTCATTCCTCCGCTGCGGCTCGGCGCGATCGCGATCGATCTCGCGTTCCCGATCACGATGCTGTGCTGCTTCGTGCTCCTGTCGATCACGGGAGTCATCCTGCGGTCGTGA
- a CDS encoding NUDIX domain-containing protein: protein MGTPEFVTALRAHIGHAPLPLVGVTAVVFKDERVLLGRRADNGAWQCVSGIVDPGEEPADAAVRECLEEAGIVVKATRLALMQQMPRVTYANGDQVDYLDLVFRCDWVSGDPHPADGELTDVGWYGLGELVEVEQFHVRKIALALAEDDPAVFTGGR, encoded by the coding sequence ATGGGCACTCCCGAGTTCGTCACCGCGCTGCGCGCACATATCGGCCATGCGCCGCTCCCCCTCGTCGGGGTCACGGCGGTCGTCTTCAAGGATGAGAGAGTGCTGCTGGGGCGCCGCGCGGACAACGGTGCGTGGCAGTGCGTCTCGGGGATCGTCGACCCGGGCGAAGAGCCCGCCGATGCCGCGGTCCGCGAATGCCTCGAGGAGGCGGGCATCGTCGTGAAGGCGACACGTCTGGCGCTCATGCAGCAGATGCCCCGCGTGACCTACGCCAACGGTGATCAGGTCGACTACCTCGATCTCGTGTTCCGCTGCGACTGGGTGTCGGGCGACCCCCATCCGGCCGATGGCGAGCTGACCGACGTCGGCTGGTACGGCCTCGGCGAACTCGTCGAGGTCGAGCAGTTCCACGTGCGCAAGATCGCGCTGGCCCTCGCCGAGGATGATCCTGCGGTGTTCACGGGCGGCCGATGA
- a CDS encoding UDP-N-acetylglucosamine--N-acetylmuramyl-(pentapeptide) pyrophosphoryl-undecaprenol N-acetylglucosamine transferase, whose product MSDPNSAPTYLLAGGGTAGHVNPLLAVADGLRRRDPGADVLVLGTREGLETRLVPDRGYELLFVDKVPFPRRPDAAAAQFPARFRRAIAQVRGHIRERGVDVLVGFGGYASAPAYVAARRERIPFVVHEANAKPGLANILGARAAAGVGTVFEGTPLRRSKVVGMPLRREIVDLDRAARREAAAASFGLDPSRPVLLVFGGSLGARRINEAVAGGWSAVTDAGWQILHAAGERNELVDPGHPDYRVVPYLDRMADAFAVADAIVSRAGAATVSEISALGIPAVYVPYAVGNGEQALNAAAAVRAGAAKLIPDADFDAERLRADVVPLLQDPEALGRMRDRAAGVGTLRGTENVISMIDAALGR is encoded by the coding sequence GTGAGCGATCCGAACTCCGCGCCGACCTATCTCCTCGCCGGCGGTGGCACCGCCGGTCACGTCAATCCGCTGCTCGCCGTCGCCGATGGCCTGCGGCGGCGCGACCCGGGTGCGGACGTCCTCGTGCTCGGAACCCGCGAGGGTCTCGAGACACGTCTCGTGCCCGACCGGGGATACGAGCTGCTCTTCGTCGACAAGGTGCCGTTCCCGCGCCGGCCCGACGCCGCCGCGGCCCAGTTCCCGGCCCGCTTCCGACGGGCGATCGCCCAGGTGCGCGGACACATCCGCGAACGCGGAGTGGACGTGCTGGTGGGATTCGGAGGGTACGCGTCCGCGCCGGCGTACGTCGCCGCGCGCCGCGAGCGCATCCCGTTCGTCGTCCACGAAGCCAATGCCAAGCCGGGGCTCGCGAACATCCTCGGTGCCCGCGCGGCGGCCGGCGTCGGGACCGTGTTCGAGGGCACTCCGCTCCGCCGGTCCAAGGTGGTCGGGATGCCGTTGCGCCGCGAGATCGTCGACCTCGATCGCGCCGCACGGCGGGAGGCGGCTGCCGCATCCTTCGGCCTCGATCCCTCTCGCCCCGTTCTGCTCGTCTTCGGCGGGTCGTTGGGAGCGAGGCGGATCAACGAGGCTGTGGCCGGCGGGTGGTCGGCGGTGACCGACGCGGGCTGGCAGATCCTCCACGCGGCGGGGGAGCGCAACGAACTCGTCGATCCGGGACATCCCGACTACCGCGTCGTGCCGTACCTCGACCGCATGGCCGACGCGTTCGCGGTCGCCGACGCGATCGTCTCGCGGGCCGGCGCGGCGACGGTGAGCGAGATCAGCGCCCTCGGCATCCCCGCCGTGTACGTCCCGTACGCCGTCGGCAACGGCGAGCAGGCGCTCAATGCCGCCGCCGCGGTCCGCGCGGGGGCCGCGAAGCTGATCCCGGATGCCGACTTCGACGCGGAGCGGTTGCGTGCCGATGTCGTCCCGCTCCTGCAGGATCCGGAGGCCCTCGGACGCATGCGCGATCGCGCGGCGGGCGTGGGAACGCTCCGCGGCACCGAGAACGTCATCTCGATGATCGACGCGGCGTTGGGTCGCTGA
- a CDS encoding signal peptidase II: protein MSVVLVVLLAGAVLTADQFTKNLALATLPERTPVPVWGDFLQFYLTFNPGAAFSLGENVTWVFTLVLAGAAVAVVFLTLSRVRSALWAVVLGLLLGGILGNLTDRLFRAPGFPVGHVVDFIHTPWMMPAIYNVADIFIVSMMIAVALLVLLGRRLDGSREARREGARDEVDADASAGPRD, encoded by the coding sequence CTGTCCGTCGTTCTCGTCGTTCTGCTGGCGGGAGCGGTGCTGACGGCCGATCAGTTCACCAAGAATCTCGCGCTCGCGACGCTTCCCGAACGCACGCCGGTTCCCGTGTGGGGCGACTTCCTGCAGTTCTATCTGACGTTCAATCCCGGAGCGGCGTTCTCGCTCGGCGAGAACGTCACGTGGGTGTTCACGCTGGTGCTCGCCGGCGCCGCGGTCGCGGTCGTGTTCCTCACGCTCAGCCGCGTTCGCTCGGCGCTGTGGGCCGTCGTCCTCGGATTGCTGCTGGGGGGCATCCTCGGCAACTTGACCGACCGGCTGTTCCGCGCGCCGGGCTTTCCCGTGGGTCACGTCGTCGACTTCATCCACACGCCGTGGATGATGCCCGCGATCTACAACGTCGCCGACATCTTCATCGTGTCTATGATGATCGCCGTCGCGCTCTTGGTACTGCTCGGCCGACGACTGGACGGAAGCAGGGAGGCGCGCCGGGAGGGTGCTCGCGACGAGGTCGATGCGGATGCGTCGGCCGGACCACGGGACTGA
- a CDS encoding YggS family pyridoxal phosphate-dependent enzyme → MDLAERLAALDARIADAARAAGRDPAALTRIVVTKFHPADLVTNLHALGVRDVGENRQQELTAKRAALPPLDGLVWHFIGQAQTKKARAIRAAASVVHSVDRDRLADALHAADPDAATPLDVLLQVNLTDDPLRGGAAPDAMAPLAEHIAAQCPSLRVRGVMAVAPLAEAPAEAFARLAAAADAVRGVVPDAGWISAGMSGDFAEAIAAGATHLRIGTAITGPRAVPG, encoded by the coding sequence GTGGATCTCGCGGAGCGGCTCGCCGCCCTCGACGCTCGCATCGCGGATGCGGCGAGGGCGGCGGGCCGCGATCCTGCGGCGCTCACGCGGATCGTCGTCACGAAGTTCCATCCCGCCGACTTGGTAACGAACCTGCACGCTCTCGGTGTGCGCGATGTCGGCGAGAACCGACAGCAGGAGCTCACGGCGAAGCGTGCCGCGCTGCCCCCGCTCGACGGCCTGGTCTGGCACTTCATCGGGCAGGCGCAGACCAAGAAGGCACGCGCCATCCGTGCGGCGGCATCGGTGGTCCACTCCGTCGATCGCGATCGCCTCGCCGACGCTCTCCACGCAGCCGACCCCGACGCGGCCACCCCGCTCGACGTGCTCCTGCAGGTCAATCTCACCGACGATCCCCTGCGCGGGGGTGCCGCTCCGGATGCCATGGCCCCCTTGGCCGAGCACATCGCCGCGCAGTGCCCGTCACTTCGCGTCCGTGGAGTCATGGCGGTCGCCCCGCTCGCCGAGGCTCCCGCAGAGGCCTTCGCGCGGCTCGCCGCAGCGGCCGATGCGGTACGAGGGGTCGTCCCGGATGCCGGTTGGATCTCGGCGGGCATGTCGGGCGATTTCGCCGAAGCGATCGCGGCGGGCGCGACACACCTGCGGATCGGGACGGCAATCACGGGTCCGCGCGCCGTGCCCGGTTAA
- a CDS encoding FtsQ-type POTRA domain-containing protein, whose protein sequence is MRRPSPLPPPPSRDEGTADEEIEVRLPVAPSSRGAVDGADAESASGDRVATDGAEGETAPILPLTTPRPASSDAASPAESVEEGEDAAPLQARDVWAAARARRRALRAEVRRFTARQRHRRTVWIASLSAVLLLVLGSVGAAYSPLLAVERVRVVGTEQLSADAVATALAGQVGRPLPLVDSSEVKAALVAFPLVESYTLEARPPHELVVRIVERTPIGTVKSRAGYTLVDAAGVALATTPKRPGGYPAITVPGGLTGVSSKAFTALGTVYRSLPSDIRDQVTAMRATTANDVTLTLGKTDTDIVWGDASESARKAVVLASIMVSRPPSKVSRYDVSSPGAVVVR, encoded by the coding sequence GTGCGCCGACCGTCGCCGCTCCCGCCACCGCCGTCGCGAGACGAGGGCACCGCCGACGAGGAGATCGAGGTCCGGTTGCCGGTGGCTCCATCGTCGCGGGGGGCCGTCGACGGCGCGGATGCCGAGAGCGCCTCTGGAGATCGAGTCGCGACCGACGGCGCGGAAGGGGAGACGGCCCCCATCCTGCCGCTGACCACGCCGCGCCCGGCCTCCTCTGACGCGGCCTCGCCTGCGGAATCCGTCGAGGAGGGCGAGGACGCGGCGCCGCTTCAGGCGCGAGACGTGTGGGCGGCGGCGCGCGCGCGTCGCCGCGCGCTTCGCGCGGAAGTGCGCCGTTTCACCGCGAGGCAGCGGCATCGACGGACCGTATGGATCGCATCGCTGTCTGCCGTTCTGCTTCTCGTGCTCGGTTCGGTCGGGGCGGCGTACAGCCCTCTGCTGGCGGTGGAGCGGGTGCGTGTCGTGGGGACGGAGCAGCTCTCCGCGGACGCCGTCGCGACGGCGCTGGCGGGCCAGGTGGGTCGCCCGTTGCCGCTCGTCGACTCGAGCGAGGTGAAAGCCGCGCTCGTCGCATTCCCGCTGGTCGAGTCCTACACGCTGGAAGCTCGTCCGCCGCACGAGCTCGTCGTGCGGATCGTGGAACGCACGCCCATCGGCACGGTGAAGTCGCGCGCCGGCTACACGCTCGTGGATGCCGCGGGCGTGGCGTTGGCCACGACGCCGAAGCGTCCGGGCGGCTATCCCGCGATCACGGTGCCCGGCGGGCTCACGGGCGTGTCGTCGAAGGCGTTCACCGCCCTCGGGACGGTCTACCGGTCGCTGCCGAGCGACATCCGGGATCAGGTCACCGCGATGCGCGCCACGACGGCCAACGACGTCACACTGACCCTCGGCAAGACGGATACGGACATCGTCTGGGGCGATGCCTCGGAGTCGGCACGGAAGGCCGTCGTGCTTGCGTCGATCATGGTCTCCCGACCGCCGTCGAAGGTTTCGCGCTACGACGTGTCCTCGCCCGGCGCTGTCGTCGTGCGCTGA
- a CDS encoding GNAT family N-acetyltransferase, translated as MSIEVRPATEFDDVAVMVGPKNPNSNVCWCLSYRIPGAENRALAGPARGERVRDLIGVGPPGVLAYDGDVVVGWAAVHPRADTTFATNRKIPHIDDLDVWSVWCIRVRPGHRGHGISHALLAGAVEYARSQGAPAIEGYPVDNDGRKVDLTMAYVGTRALFERAGFRVAAATDSVINGFPRLLMRKDLREGA; from the coding sequence ATGAGCATCGAAGTGCGTCCGGCGACGGAGTTCGACGACGTCGCGGTGATGGTGGGGCCGAAGAACCCGAACTCCAACGTCTGCTGGTGCTTGAGCTACCGGATTCCGGGAGCAGAGAATCGCGCCTTGGCTGGGCCGGCGCGAGGGGAGCGCGTGCGCGACCTCATCGGGGTGGGTCCACCCGGTGTCCTCGCCTACGACGGCGATGTCGTGGTCGGCTGGGCGGCCGTGCACCCGCGCGCGGACACCACGTTCGCGACGAACCGCAAGATCCCTCACATCGATGACCTCGACGTGTGGAGCGTGTGGTGCATCCGAGTGCGCCCGGGTCACCGCGGCCACGGGATCTCCCACGCGCTGCTGGCGGGGGCGGTGGAGTACGCGCGGAGTCAGGGCGCCCCCGCGATCGAGGGGTATCCGGTGGACAACGACGGGCGCAAGGTCGATCTGACGATGGCGTACGTGGGTACCCGTGCGCTGTTCGAACGTGCGGGCTTCCGCGTAGCGGCTGCGACCGACTCCGTCATCAACGGCTTCCCTCGGCTCCTCATGCGCAAGGATCTCCGTGAGGGCGCGTGA
- the murC gene encoding UDP-N-acetylmuramate--L-alanine ligase gives MIRPDLSLPIPEDITAAHFIGIGGSGMSGLAGMFLDRGIRVSGSDRTDSAALRALAARGATVHVGHDASHLPGDVDTVIHTGAIWPENPEFVLAKERGLAVIHRSQALSWLIGSRRLVSVAGAHGKTTSTGMIVTALRALGSAPTFVNGGVIADLGVSSATGSDELFVIEADESDGTFLLYDTSIALITNVDPDHLDHWGSRDAFYDGFVRFADAAREAVVISSDDPGARRVAEALSHRTVVSFGEAEDADVRVVDITTEGPVAFTIVRGSESVTAQLAVPGAHNAINAAGVVAVLLTLGYALEPAVRAVEGFGGTVRRFELHGSARGVSVYDDYAHHPTEVAAALDAARTVVGDGRLIAVHQPHTYSRTQEMFREFAEVLESRADHTVVLDVYGAREDPVPGVTGELVSGAFDDASKVAFVADWQQAADYTASVARDGDFVITLGCGNVYLIIPQVLDALESSPPVEQD, from the coding sequence ATGATTCGACCCGACCTGAGCCTCCCGATTCCCGAGGACATCACCGCCGCCCACTTCATCGGGATCGGTGGATCGGGCATGTCCGGCCTTGCCGGCATGTTCCTCGACCGAGGCATCCGCGTCTCGGGTTCTGACCGCACTGATAGCGCCGCACTCCGTGCGCTGGCGGCGCGGGGTGCGACGGTCCACGTCGGACACGACGCATCCCACCTCCCGGGCGATGTCGACACCGTGATCCACACGGGCGCGATCTGGCCGGAGAACCCTGAGTTCGTGCTGGCGAAGGAGCGCGGCCTCGCCGTCATCCACCGGTCGCAGGCGCTGTCGTGGCTGATCGGGAGTCGCCGACTGGTGTCGGTGGCGGGCGCGCACGGCAAGACCACCTCGACGGGCATGATCGTGACGGCCCTTCGTGCGCTGGGCAGCGCGCCGACCTTCGTCAACGGGGGAGTGATCGCCGATCTCGGCGTCTCCAGTGCCACCGGCTCCGACGAGTTGTTCGTCATCGAGGCCGACGAGTCCGACGGCACGTTCCTCCTGTACGACACGTCGATCGCACTGATCACGAACGTCGACCCCGACCATCTGGACCACTGGGGTAGCCGGGACGCGTTCTACGACGGTTTCGTACGGTTCGCAGATGCCGCACGCGAGGCCGTCGTCATCTCCTCCGACGACCCCGGAGCTCGCCGGGTGGCCGAGGCGCTGTCCCACCGCACGGTGGTGAGCTTCGGTGAGGCGGAGGACGCCGACGTGCGCGTCGTGGACATCACCACCGAGGGGCCCGTGGCGTTCACGATCGTCCGCGGCTCCGAGAGCGTCACCGCGCAGCTTGCGGTGCCCGGTGCGCACAACGCCATCAACGCTGCGGGGGTCGTGGCCGTGCTGCTCACCCTGGGGTATGCGCTGGAGCCCGCCGTGCGCGCCGTCGAGGGCTTCGGAGGTACGGTCCGACGCTTCGAACTCCACGGCTCGGCCCGAGGTGTGAGCGTGTACGACGATTACGCCCATCACCCGACGGAGGTGGCTGCAGCGTTGGACGCCGCTCGCACGGTCGTCGGCGACGGCCGGCTCATCGCGGTTCATCAGCCGCACACCTACTCGCGCACGCAGGAGATGTTCCGTGAGTTCGCCGAGGTGCTCGAGTCGCGCGCCGATCACACGGTCGTGCTCGACGTCTACGGTGCGCGGGAAGACCCCGTGCCGGGCGTGACCGGCGAGCTCGTCTCCGGGGCGTTCGACGACGCGTCGAAGGTCGCTTTCGTCGCCGACTGGCAGCAGGCCGCGGACTATACGGCATCCGTGGCCCGAGACGGCGACTTCGTGATCACGCTCGGCTGCGGCAACGTGTACCTGATCATTCCGCAGGTGCTCGACGCCCTCGAGTCGTCACCCCCCGTCGAGCAGGACTGA